In a single window of the Nocardioides massiliensis genome:
- a CDS encoding MarR family winged helix-turn-helix transcriptional regulator — MESIEQELTLLVRRAQKVHLRGGPTEQVVERAAYGILAWLHDTGPLRSSELAAHFHLDASTISRQVAALEQAGLVTREPDADDRRALRLRLTEHGRGVLTTTRAERRGVVRELLRSWSPEDLARFASLLAAFNAGLDEHLTGDPHTAERGQR, encoded by the coding sequence GTGGAGTCCATCGAGCAAGAGCTGACCCTGTTGGTGCGTCGTGCCCAGAAGGTGCACTTGCGCGGCGGCCCGACAGAGCAGGTCGTGGAAAGGGCCGCCTACGGGATCCTCGCGTGGCTCCATGACACCGGCCCACTGCGGTCCAGTGAGCTCGCAGCGCACTTCCACCTAGACGCCTCGACGATCAGCCGACAGGTCGCGGCCCTGGAGCAGGCTGGCCTTGTCACGCGCGAACCGGACGCCGATGACCGGCGCGCTCTCCGGCTGCGGCTCACCGAGCACGGCCGAGGCGTGTTGACGACGACGCGGGCGGAACGACGCGGCGTCGTCCGGGAGCTGCTGCGGTCGTGGTCGCCCGAGGATCTGGCGCGCTTCGCCTCCCTGCTCGCCGCGTTCAACGCCGGCCTCGACGAGCATCTGACCGGGGATCCGCACACCGCGGAAAGGGGCCAGCGATGA
- a CDS encoding MDR family MFS transporter has product MSTASSPGAGAPGAPGEQVMPELTHRQILTVLVGLMLGMLVAALSQTIVATALPTIVGELGGQDQLAWVVSATLLTSTASTPIWGKLSDLYGRKIMFQSAIGIFLVSSLAAGFAQNMGQLVGSRAVMGLGVGGLMALSQAIIGDVVSPRERGRYQGYIGSVFGLATVAGPLLGGFLVEHLSWRWTFWVGIPIGIVALVVTERVLKLPFPRRRHAIDWLGAFFIVAGISALLLMLSLGGEEFAWNSAWTYGLTAVALVMLALAVWQERRAAEPIMPPRLFANHTFVITSLAGFVVGVAMFGAIIFLPQYLQIVKGESPTASGLLTLPLMVGLLATSIGSGRLITRTGRYKIFPVVGLLVAAVGLTLMSRLSVDTSLWLAGVFMFITGAGIGMVMQVLVLATQNAVPHADLGVATSGATFFRSLGGAMGVAVFGALLTHRLRDTIPAQLTAAGVSADQMPAGSATQGSPEQIAALPEPIHLAVTTGFAEALQTTFLAAVPFAILGFVILLFLRETPLRETRGHSSGEDLAAAFETSVDPDAHLTDEEDGPRPENPPPPGKPPHRR; this is encoded by the coding sequence ATGAGTACGGCATCCTCCCCCGGAGCCGGTGCCCCCGGGGCACCCGGCGAGCAGGTGATGCCGGAGCTGACGCACCGGCAGATCCTCACTGTCCTGGTCGGGCTCATGCTCGGCATGCTGGTCGCCGCCCTGTCCCAGACGATCGTGGCCACCGCGCTGCCCACCATCGTCGGCGAGCTCGGCGGTCAGGACCAACTGGCCTGGGTCGTCTCGGCCACCCTGTTGACCTCGACCGCCTCCACTCCCATCTGGGGCAAGCTGTCGGACCTGTACGGCCGCAAGATCATGTTCCAGTCCGCGATCGGGATCTTCCTGGTCTCCTCACTCGCCGCCGGGTTCGCCCAGAACATGGGGCAGCTGGTGGGGTCCCGGGCCGTGATGGGACTCGGCGTGGGCGGGCTGATGGCACTGTCCCAGGCGATCATCGGCGACGTCGTCAGTCCCCGCGAACGCGGCCGCTATCAGGGCTACATCGGCTCGGTCTTCGGCCTGGCCACCGTCGCCGGGCCCCTGCTGGGTGGCTTCCTGGTCGAGCACCTCTCGTGGCGGTGGACCTTCTGGGTCGGGATCCCCATCGGCATCGTGGCCCTGGTGGTGACCGAACGGGTGCTGAAGCTGCCGTTCCCACGCCGCCGGCACGCCATCGACTGGCTGGGGGCGTTCTTCATCGTCGCCGGGATCAGCGCGCTGCTGCTGATGCTCTCGCTCGGCGGCGAGGAGTTCGCCTGGAACTCGGCCTGGACCTACGGGTTGACCGCGGTGGCGCTGGTCATGCTGGCGCTCGCGGTCTGGCAGGAGCGCCGGGCGGCCGAACCGATCATGCCGCCGCGACTGTTCGCCAACCACACCTTCGTCATCACCAGTCTGGCCGGCTTCGTCGTCGGGGTCGCCATGTTCGGCGCCATCATCTTCTTGCCGCAATACCTGCAGATCGTCAAGGGTGAGTCCCCCACCGCCTCCGGCCTGCTGACCCTTCCGCTGATGGTCGGCCTGCTGGCCACCTCCATCGGATCGGGGCGGCTGATCACCCGCACCGGCCGCTACAAGATCTTCCCCGTCGTCGGCCTGCTGGTCGCCGCCGTCGGCCTGACGCTGATGAGCCGACTGTCAGTGGACACCTCGCTGTGGCTGGCCGGCGTTTTCATGTTCATCACCGGCGCCGGCATCGGCATGGTGATGCAGGTCCTCGTGCTGGCGACCCAGAATGCGGTGCCCCATGCCGACCTCGGCGTCGCCACCTCCGGAGCCACGTTCTTCCGGTCCCTGGGCGGCGCGATGGGAGTCGCCGTCTTCGGCGCACTCCTCACCCACCGGCTCCGCGACACCATCCCCGCGCAGTTGACGGCGGCCGGGGTGAGCGCCGACCAGATGCCCGCCGGGTCGGCCACCCAGGGCAGCCCCGAGCAGATCGCGGCGCTGCCCGAGCCCATCCATCTCGCGGTCACCACCGGGTTCGCCGAGGCGCTGCAGACCACGTTCCTCGCCGCCGTACCGTTCGCGATCCTCGGGTTCGTCATCCTGCTGTTCCTGCGCGAGACCCCGTTGCGAGAGACCCGAGGACACAGCTCCGGCGAGGATCTCGCCGCCGCGTTCGAGACCTCGGTCGACCCCGACGCACATCTCACCGACGAGGAAGACGGCCCGCGGCCCGAGAACCCCCCGCCCCCGGGGAAACCACCCCACCGTCGCTAG
- a CDS encoding peroxiredoxin, with amino-acid sequence MTGLRVGDLAPDFELPDQHETQVRLSRLLSGGPVVLFFYPLAMSRGCTAESCHFRDLAAEFEAAGATRVGISRDSVARQRQFDAEHDLGYRLLSDADGTVACAYGAQRNLPGLPPRRSTFVIGADQRVRGVVRSELRMEAHADEALRILAADGGTDAGGTGPA; translated from the coding sequence ATGACTGGGCTGCGAGTCGGTGACCTTGCCCCGGACTTCGAACTGCCCGACCAACATGAGACTCAGGTCCGGTTGAGTCGGTTGCTCTCGGGCGGGCCGGTGGTGCTGTTCTTCTACCCGTTGGCGATGAGTCGAGGCTGCACCGCGGAAAGCTGCCATTTCCGTGACCTGGCTGCGGAGTTCGAGGCGGCCGGTGCGACCAGGGTCGGGATCAGCCGCGACTCCGTGGCTCGTCAGCGTCAGTTCGACGCCGAGCATGACCTGGGGTACCGGTTGCTCTCCGACGCCGACGGGACCGTGGCCTGCGCCTACGGTGCGCAGCGGAATCTTCCCGGGTTGCCGCCGCGGCGGAGCACCTTCGTGATCGGCGCCGACCAGCGCGTGCGGGGAGTGGTTCGTAGTGAGCTGCGGATGGAGGCCCATGCGGACGAGGCGCTGCGCATCCTCGCGGCGGACGGGGGCACGGACGCCGGGGGGACCGGGCCTGCCTAG
- a CDS encoding DoxX family protein: MERAASVLLRTSTWKVWWLTVDVLVLVGRILFAALFLMSGFGHLTQTKMMAQYTASRGVPQALAPAAVFGTGLLIVAGALMVLLGVWGDLGALFLVVFLVPTAVVMHGPWGVEDPQQRMMEQTQFLKDLALAGAALMVLVLFGWAGPDLGLTLTDPLFDLD; encoded by the coding sequence TTGGAGCGGGCGGCCTCAGTCCTGCTCCGCACCTCGACGTGGAAGGTCTGGTGGCTGACCGTGGACGTACTTGTGTTGGTGGGGCGCATCCTGTTCGCCGCCTTGTTCTTGATGTCGGGATTCGGGCACCTGACCCAGACCAAGATGATGGCCCAGTACACCGCCTCACGCGGGGTTCCCCAGGCGCTCGCCCCGGCAGCGGTCTTCGGGACGGGGCTGCTGATCGTGGCCGGCGCACTGATGGTCCTGCTGGGCGTATGGGGCGACCTGGGCGCCCTGTTCCTGGTGGTCTTCCTGGTTCCCACGGCCGTGGTCATGCACGGCCCCTGGGGCGTCGAAGATCCTCAGCAGCGGATGATGGAACAGACCCAGTTCCTCAAGGACCTGGCGCTGGCCGGGGCGGCGCTGATGGTGCTGGTCCTGTTCGGCTGGGCCGGCCCGGACCTGGGCCTCACACTGACCGACCCGCTGTTCGACCTCGACTGA
- a CDS encoding winged helix-turn-helix transcriptional regulator, whose protein sequence is MTQQSSTSGQWPPGHCLGLQQALELIGGRWTGSILLAVLSGSRRFSDIRVAVPGVSDRLLCDRLRRLEAEGLLERRTTTESGLVGYAPTEAAQALVPALHAISDWTTRWRDGTGHQSDAGNDR, encoded by the coding sequence GTGACGCAGCAGAGCAGCACTTCCGGACAATGGCCGCCCGGCCACTGCCTCGGCCTGCAGCAGGCACTGGAGCTCATCGGTGGTAGATGGACGGGCAGCATCCTGCTCGCAGTGCTCTCGGGATCTCGGCGGTTCAGCGACATCCGCGTCGCCGTTCCTGGCGTCTCGGATCGGCTGCTGTGCGACCGGCTGCGCCGGCTCGAGGCCGAGGGCCTCCTCGAGCGACGCACCACCACGGAATCGGGCCTGGTCGGCTATGCCCCGACCGAGGCGGCGCAGGCGCTCGTGCCAGCGCTCCACGCGATCTCTGACTGGACCACGCGATGGAGGGATGGCACCGGGCACCAATCCGACGCCGGCAACGACCGATGA
- a CDS encoding TetR/AcrR family transcriptional regulator, which translates to MPTQARRQEERSAATRRVLLEATVACLVELGYTGTTSAAVAEKAGLSRGAQLHHFGTRDQLVVAAVEHLAQKRLRRVREALADLSPATTQGAKRPRSRIEPQEAALGLLAEALSGPLYAATLELWVAARSHPDLRAQLIPAEERVNDELAQICRTYLTDDPVKIRLTLDLLLGRGVSGLLTSHPGHRQEQVLAAWAQVLRGRPSHD; encoded by the coding sequence GTGCCCACCCAAGCCAGGCGACAGGAGGAACGCTCCGCAGCCACTCGTCGTGTGCTGCTGGAGGCCACCGTGGCGTGCCTGGTCGAGCTGGGCTACACCGGCACCACCAGTGCCGCGGTGGCCGAGAAGGCCGGCTTGTCACGAGGCGCACAGCTGCACCACTTCGGGACCCGAGACCAGCTGGTGGTCGCGGCGGTTGAGCATCTGGCGCAGAAGCGCCTGCGTCGGGTGCGCGAGGCGTTGGCGGACCTGTCCCCGGCCACGACTCAAGGGGCGAAGCGGCCTCGGAGTCGGATCGAGCCGCAAGAGGCTGCGCTCGGGCTGCTGGCAGAGGCGCTTTCGGGTCCGCTGTACGCCGCGACCCTGGAACTGTGGGTGGCCGCCCGCTCACATCCCGATCTGCGAGCCCAGTTGATCCCAGCCGAGGAGCGCGTCAACGACGAGCTTGCGCAGATCTGTCGCACCTACCTCACCGACGACCCGGTCAAGATCCGGCTCACCCTCGACCTCCTCCTCGGCAGGGGGGTCAGCGGCCTGCTCACCTCCCACCCAGGCCACCGCCAAGAACAGGTCCTCGCCGCCTGGGCCCAAGTCCTGAGAGGCCGTCCATCCCATGACTGA